One stretch of Armigeres subalbatus isolate Guangzhou_Male chromosome 2, GZ_Asu_2, whole genome shotgun sequence DNA includes these proteins:
- the LOC134213421 gene encoding uncharacterized protein LOC134213421, giving the protein MRQSVPVVKVGAIVAASELICFNCNASGHKSINCPKPQRRPRCTSCSKVGHTVEQCFKLLNNGKPVQPMVAMITAKEEETSTQDSVPNERIDTDENGMLKCDAIIGRRLKQLNLLVDSGSAENDEAY; this is encoded by the exons ATGCGCCAATCTGTACCTGTAGTTAAAGTTGGTGCAATTGTTGCTGCGTCGGAGTTGATCTGCTTCAACTGCAATGCTTCAGGGCACAAGTCAATCAACTGCCCGAAACCACAACGACGTCCGCGATGTACTTCGTGTTCCAAGGTGGGGCACACTGTTGAGCAATGCTTCAAGCTTTTGAACAACGGAAAACCGGTGCAACCCATGGTTGCTATGATCACAGCGAAGGAAGAGGAAACGTCTACACAGGATTCAGTACCCAACGAGAGGATCGACACTGATGAGAACGGGATGCTGAAATGTGATGCAATCATCGGACGAAGGCTGAAGCAGCTAAACTTGCTGGTTGATTCTGGCAGTGCG GAAAACGACGAGGCATATTAG